From Macaca mulatta isolate MMU2019108-1 chromosome 1, T2T-MMU8v2.0, whole genome shotgun sequence, the proteins below share one genomic window:
- the LOC704623 gene encoding interferon-induced transmembrane protein 3: MNRTVQTVFSPVNSGQPPSYEMLKEEHKVAVLGAPHNPAPPTSTVIHIRSETSVPDHVVWSLFNTLFMNPCCLGFIAFTYSVKSRDRKMVGDLTGAQAYASTAKCLNIWALILGILMTILLTVIPVLIYQAHR; this comes from the coding sequence ATGAACCGCACGGTCCAAACCGTCTTCTCTCCTGTCAACAGCGGCCAGCCCCCCAGCTATGAGATGCTCAAGGAAGAGCACAAGGTGGCTGTGCTGGGGGCGCCCCACAACCCTGCTCCCCCGACGTCCACCGTGATCCACATCCGCAGCGAGACCTCCGTGCCTGACCATGTTGTCTGGTCCCTGTTCAACACCCTCTTCATGAACCCCTGCTGCCTGGGCTTCATAGCATTCACCTACTCCGTGAAGTCCAGGGACAGGAAGATGGTTGGCGACCTGACTGGGGCCCAGGCCTATGCCTCCACTGCTAAGTGCCTGAACATCTGGGCCCTGATTTTGGGCATTCTCATGACCATTCTGCTCACTGTCATCCCAGTATTGATCTACCAAGCCCATCGATAG